A single region of the Nicotiana sylvestris chromosome 6, ASM39365v2, whole genome shotgun sequence genome encodes:
- the LOC138870371 gene encoding secreted LysM effector Lys2-like, with protein MAGLSNDAAKKFYLALFLSFLLIAFDVESRKIDITGKSNATLVCNSTYGAEIGDTCFDVAEKFKLTAVEFGALNPNINCDAIFVGQWLCVDGITFVTGKSNATLVCNSTYGAEIGDTCFDVAEKFKLTAVEFGALNPNINCDAIFVGQWLCVDGITFR; from the exons ATGGCTGGTCTCAGTAACGACGCAGCAAAGAAGTTTTACTTGGCcctatttctttcttttcttcttattgcATTTGATGTTGAAAGTAGAAAAATTGACA TTACTGGAAAGAGTAATGCTACTCTAGTCTGCAACTCGACCTATGGAGCAGAAATAGGAGATACTTGTTTTGACGTAGCTGAGAAATTCAAGCTCACTGCAGTAGAATTTGGTgctttgaacccaaatattaacTGTGATGCCATATTCGTGGGTCAATGGCTTTGTGTTGATGGAATCACTTTCG TTACGGGAAAGAGTAATGCTACTCTAGTCTGCAACTCGACCTATGGAGCAGAAATAGGTGATACTTGTTTTGACGTAGCTGAGAAATTCAAGCTCACTGCAGTAGAATTTGGTgctttgaacccaaatattaacTGTGATGCCATATTCGTGGGTCAATGGCTTTGTGTTGATGGAATCACTTTCCGTTAG